One Branchiostoma lanceolatum isolate klBraLanc5 chromosome 18, klBraLanc5.hap2, whole genome shotgun sequence DNA window includes the following coding sequences:
- the LOC136424136 gene encoding uncharacterized protein, whose product MVLCIVVGCGNRTGAAHKHREKVGFFRVPRVITHQGRDAEELTSARRREWLSAISRADLTEEKLQNERVCGKHFVSGQPSKEWERFNVDWAPTVNLGHSKKGDAVTGAGRAERAERTTRRRKLREDHLQAEVTKKVKRSGKSTTNNCPDEPMHVPASNEQDLTAENCPDQPVNVPAPNATPEDPENCPDQPVNVPAPNATPEDPENCPDQPVNVPAPNATPEDPENCPDQPVNVPAPNATPEDHENCPDQPVNVPAPNATPEDPENCPDQPVNVPAPNATPEDHENCPDQPVNVPAPNEVPAFEIDTETPSSSTNISDKGTQTSEFAYLFKETKVQSFTEEYFSNCNDSDDRVRFYTGLPSFDTLKTIFNFVEPHVSRRTKTLTPFQEFVMVLMKLRLNVPQQDLAYRFDVSQPTVSRIFSSWMTLMDTRLSPLIKWPEREVIIRTMPACFENTFGDKVTIIIDCFEVFIERPSNLLARGQTFSNYKHHNTMKVLVAITPQGSICFVSKAWGGGRTSDKHLTTNCGLLDKLKPGDLVMADRGFTIEETLAIHQVKLAIPTFTRGARQLDPMDIEQTRGIANVRIHVERVIGQLKQKYKMLQGTIEIDYVIPTAGSNVRMVDRIVRVCAALTNLCPSVVPFT is encoded by the coding sequence ATGGTGCTGTGCATCGTTGTTGGATGTGGAAACAGGACGGGTGCAGCGCACAAACATCGGGAAAAGGTGGGGTTTTTTCGCGTTCCTCGTGTCATAACACACCAGGGGAGGGATGCCGAGGAGTTAACATCGGCTAGGCGAAGAGAATGGCTTTCTGCCATTAGTAGAGCAGACCTAACGGAGgaaaagctacaaaatgaaCGTGTGTGTGGTAAACACTTCGTTTCTGGACAACCGAGCAAAGAATGGGAACGGTTTAATGTCGACTGGGCGCCTACTGTAAACCTCGGCCATAGCAAGAAAGGAGATGCGGTGACAGGCGCCGGAAGAGCCGAGCGAGCCGAACGAACAACACGGCGCCGGAAACTACGGGAAGACCATCTCCAGGCTGAGGTCACAAAGAAAGTGAAAAGGTCAGGCAAGTCAACAACTAACAACTGTCCCGACGAACCCATGCACGTACCTGCTTCCAATGAACAAGACCTCACAGCTGAAAACTGTCCTGACCAGCCTGTGAACGTACCTGCTCCCAATGCTACCCCTGAGGACCCTGAAAACTGTCCTGACCAGCCTGTGAACGTACCTGCTCCCAATGCTACCCCTGAGGACCCTGAAAACTGTCCTGACCAGCCTGTGAACGTACCTGCTCCCAATGCTACCCCTGAGGACCCTGAAAACTGTCCTGACCAGCCTGTGAACGTACCTGCTCCCAATGCTACCCCTGAGGACCATGAAAACTGTCCTGACCAGCCTGTGAACGTACCTGCTCCCAATGCTACCCCTGAGGACCCTGAAAACTGTCCTGACCAGCCTGTGAACGTACCTGCTCCCAATGCTACCCCTGAGGACCATGAAAACTGTCCTGACCAGCCTGTGAACGTACCTGCTCCCAATGAGGTCCCTGCTTTTGAGATAGATACAGAGACTCCCTCCAgttccacaaacatttctgacaaaggtACACAGACATCTGAGTTCGCCTACCTGTTTAAGGAAACTAAAGTGCAGTCCTTCACTGAGGAGTACTTTTCAAACTGCAATGACAGTGATGACAGGGTGAGATTTTACACAGGTTTACCAAGTTTTGATACTTTGAAGACAATATTCAATTTTGTTGAGCCTCATGTGTCAAGGAGGACCAAAACCTTGACACCTTTTCAAGAGTTTGTGATGGTTTTGATGAAACTCAGGCTCAATGTGCCTCAGCAAGATCTGGCTTATCGATTTGATGTCAGCCAGCCTACCGTCTCAAGGATTTTCTCTTCATGGATGACTCTGATGGACACACGACTGTCACCTCTTATCAAGTGGCCTGAACGGGAAGTAATCATCCGTACCATGCCGGCTTGTTTCGAGAACACATTTGGAGATAAGGTCACTATCATCATTGATTGCTTCGAAGTTTTCATTGAGAGGCCTTCAAATCTTCTGGCACGAGGACAGACCTTCAGTAATTACAAACATCACAACACAATGAAAGTACTGGTAGCCATCACACCTCAAGGATCCATCTGTTTTGTGTCCAaggcatgggggggggggcgtacaTCTGACAAGCACCTTACTACAAACTGTGGTCTGTTAGACAAACTTAAACCTGGTGACTTAGTCATGGCTGATCGTGGCTTCACTATCGAAGAGACCCTTGCCATACATCAAGTGAAGCTGGCCATCCCTACTTTCACCCGCGGCGCCAGACAGCTTGACCCAATGGATATTGAGCAAACCAGAGGAATTGCCAATGTGAGGATCCATGTAGAACGTGTAATAGGACAATTGAAACAAAAGTACAAGATGCTACAAGGAACTATCGAGATTGACTATGTAATCCCTACTGCTGGTTCCAATGTACGAATGGTGGACAGAATTGTAAGAGTATGTGCTGCCTTGACAAACTTGTGCCCATCAGTTGTACCTTTCACTTAG